In Fodinibius saliphilus, a genomic segment contains:
- a CDS encoding nuclear transport factor 2 family protein — translation MKILNTVILFVLLSISTAIAQNGDEPIANVQETFVPILDDFKSAIINNNQDEASSLLTEDARILEGGGIETKEEYLSHHFHSDGKFLSAMDVKVMSRKVNSTENTAWVSTVSSIKGSYNDREMDLRSAELAVLVKTDSGWKISAVHWSSRQARQ, via the coding sequence ATGAAAATATTAAACACTGTAATACTATTCGTACTTCTTTCCATTAGTACTGCCATTGCTCAAAATGGTGATGAACCCATCGCAAACGTCCAAGAAACCTTTGTCCCGATTTTAGATGATTTTAAATCAGCTATTATTAATAATAATCAGGATGAAGCATCCAGTTTGTTAACAGAAGATGCCCGTATCCTGGAAGGTGGCGGAATTGAAACCAAAGAAGAGTACCTCTCACACCACTTCCATTCCGACGGGAAATTTCTAAGTGCTATGGATGTGAAGGTTATGTCTCGCAAAGTTAACTCAACCGAAAATACCGCTTGGGTATCAACGGTCAGTAGTATAAAGGGTTCTTACAACGACCGGGAAATGGATCTTCGGTCGGCCGAACTTGCCGTTTTGGTCAAAACGGATAGCGGTTGGAAAATTTCGGCTGTCCATTGGTCATCGCGCCAAGCCCGGCAATGA
- a CDS encoding efflux RND transporter permease subunit — translation MLQKIIELSVNNRIMVLITSVLILAGGTYVMYQTPVDAIPDLSDVQVIVFTKYPGQAPQVVEDQVTYPLTTTMMSVPKSKVVRGYSFFGLSFIYIIFEDNTDIYWARSRVLEYLNTAGNNLPEGVTPTLGPDATGVGWVYEYVLDGGDKHNLQELRSIQDWFLKYELLSVDGVAEVASVGGHVKQYQVDVDPDKLLAYNMPLSKVKRAIKRSNNDVGGRLVEMSETEFMVRGKGYIKTVADVENVPIGSDANGTPILIKNVADVHLGPDLRRGVVDWNGKGETIGGVVVMRYGENALETINKVKKKLKELESGLPEGVTIKTAYDRSSLISRAISFLKHKLIEESIVVALIVMIFLLHFRSALVAIVSLPIGILIAFLVMYFQGINANIMSLSGIAIAIGAMVDAAIVMVENAHKHLERDKNKKDHWRIIVDASKEVGPALFFSLLIITVSFLPIFALQGQEGRLFKPLAFTKTYAMAAAALLSITLVPVLMGFLIRGHIKPEHKNPVNRFLIWIYRPVINFVLRFKWSTIIASLVILIISIIPLKQLGSEFMPSINEGDLLYMPTTDPGISITKARELLQQTDKIIASFPEVETVFGKSGRAQTSTDPAPLSMFETIIQLKPKDQWRDGMTMEKLKQEMNNAIQIPGLTNAWTMPIKTRIDMLSTGIKTPIGIKVTGPNLDELSKLSQDIASITRGVDGTLSVFADKTTGGNYLDFDINRKEAARYGLTTGDVQDVIQSAIGGMNVTQTVEGLERYPVNVRYAREQRENISDLKRVLIPTPSGAQIPLSYVADLSINKGAPVIKTENARYSSWIYVDLTTSDIGSYVNRARQTVAEEIDLPAGYSLNWSGQYEYMERAKKRLQIVVPITLLIIFLLLYFNFKNLQQSLIVILTLPFSLAGSFWLLYLLGYNLSVAVGVGAIALAGVAAEIGVIMLTYLDNAYNERKYHDKMNSLDDLKKAIMAGSAQRIRPIFMTVCAIIAGLLPIMWGTGTGATVMKRIAAPMVGGMISATLLSLVVLPVVYYLWKSREVKELAKATRKNSN, via the coding sequence ATGCTACAAAAAATAATTGAACTTTCCGTTAATAATCGCATTATGGTGCTTATCACCAGCGTATTGATACTGGCCGGCGGTACCTACGTAATGTACCAAACACCGGTGGATGCGATTCCCGATCTCAGTGATGTGCAGGTCATCGTATTTACGAAGTACCCGGGCCAGGCACCACAGGTCGTAGAAGATCAGGTTACCTATCCTCTGACCACTACCATGATGTCGGTTCCCAAATCAAAGGTAGTTCGCGGTTATTCCTTCTTCGGACTCTCTTTTATCTATATCATCTTTGAGGATAATACCGACATATACTGGGCCCGCAGTCGGGTGCTCGAATACCTAAATACCGCCGGAAACAATCTCCCGGAAGGCGTCACGCCTACCCTGGGACCGGATGCCACCGGGGTTGGCTGGGTCTATGAATACGTTTTAGACGGTGGAGACAAGCATAATCTGCAGGAACTGCGATCCATACAAGATTGGTTCTTAAAATACGAGCTGTTAAGTGTGGATGGAGTAGCCGAGGTAGCCAGTGTTGGCGGACACGTCAAACAGTACCAGGTAGATGTAGACCCCGATAAACTGCTGGCCTATAATATGCCGCTGTCAAAAGTTAAAAGAGCCATTAAACGTAGTAATAATGATGTAGGCGGACGACTGGTAGAGATGAGTGAAACGGAGTTTATGGTCCGGGGAAAAGGATATATCAAAACTGTAGCCGATGTTGAGAACGTGCCCATAGGAAGTGATGCTAATGGTACGCCCATCCTGATAAAAAATGTAGCGGATGTACACTTGGGCCCGGACCTGCGCAGAGGTGTAGTAGATTGGAATGGGAAAGGAGAGACTATTGGTGGGGTGGTGGTTATGCGTTATGGCGAAAATGCCCTGGAGACCATTAACAAAGTCAAAAAGAAGCTAAAAGAACTGGAAAGCGGACTCCCCGAGGGTGTAACCATTAAAACAGCCTATGATCGATCCAGCCTGATCAGTCGTGCTATTAGCTTTCTGAAGCATAAACTTATAGAGGAAAGCATTGTAGTGGCACTGATCGTTATGATCTTTCTGCTCCACTTTCGAAGCGCTCTCGTTGCTATTGTGAGCCTGCCCATCGGAATTTTAATAGCCTTCCTAGTGATGTATTTCCAGGGAATTAACGCCAATATTATGTCGCTCAGTGGAATTGCCATAGCTATTGGAGCGATGGTAGATGCCGCCATTGTGATGGTCGAAAATGCGCATAAACATCTTGAAAGAGATAAAAACAAAAAAGACCATTGGCGTATTATTGTCGATGCTTCCAAAGAAGTAGGCCCAGCCCTCTTTTTCTCCCTGCTTATTATTACTGTTTCCTTCCTACCCATTTTTGCCCTACAGGGACAGGAAGGGCGCCTCTTTAAGCCCCTGGCCTTCACCAAAACTTATGCCATGGCAGCCGCTGCCCTGTTATCAATTACCCTGGTGCCTGTTCTCATGGGCTTTCTTATTCGCGGACATATCAAGCCGGAGCACAAAAATCCGGTTAACCGCTTTTTAATTTGGATCTACCGCCCGGTCATCAACTTTGTATTGCGCTTTAAATGGAGCACCATTATCGCTTCGCTTGTGATATTGATTATTTCTATTATCCCACTGAAACAGCTGGGCTCCGAATTTATGCCCTCCATCAATGAAGGAGACCTTCTCTATATGCCCACCACCGATCCTGGCATCAGCATCACAAAAGCCCGAGAGCTGCTGCAACAGACCGATAAAATCATTGCCAGCTTTCCCGAAGTAGAAACTGTATTCGGCAAATCGGGACGCGCTCAAACCTCGACTGATCCAGCACCGCTTTCGATGTTTGAAACTATTATTCAGCTCAAGCCCAAAGATCAGTGGCGTGATGGTATGACGATGGAAAAGCTAAAGCAAGAGATGAATAATGCCATACAGATTCCGGGTCTCACTAATGCCTGGACTATGCCGATTAAAACGCGTATTGATATGCTTTCTACTGGTATTAAAACACCCATCGGCATAAAAGTTACGGGGCCAAACCTAGACGAACTTTCCAAGTTAAGCCAAGATATCGCTTCTATAACCCGCGGCGTAGATGGCACCTTAAGTGTCTTCGCAGACAAAACAACTGGCGGTAACTACCTGGATTTTGATATCAACCGCAAAGAGGCTGCCCGTTATGGACTAACTACCGGCGATGTTCAGGATGTCATTCAATCGGCTATTGGTGGGATGAATGTTACACAAACTGTGGAGGGCTTAGAACGGTACCCAGTCAATGTACGCTACGCACGCGAGCAGCGTGAAAATATTTCTGACCTAAAACGCGTGTTGATCCCCACTCCCTCAGGCGCACAAATTCCACTCTCATATGTCGCAGATCTTAGCATTAATAAAGGCGCGCCGGTTATCAAAACTGAGAATGCCCGCTATTCGAGCTGGATCTATGTAGATCTTACCACCTCTGATATTGGCTCCTATGTCAACCGCGCACGCCAAACTGTTGCAGAAGAGATTGACCTTCCTGCAGGATACAGCCTAAACTGGAGCGGTCAGTATGAATATATGGAACGGGCTAAAAAACGCCTGCAGATAGTGGTACCCATTACCCTGCTAATTATCTTTTTACTGCTCTACTTCAACTTTAAAAACCTGCAGCAAAGCCTTATCGTAATCCTTACGCTGCCCTTTTCACTGGCAGGCTCATTTTGGCTGCTGTACCTGTTGGGCTATAACCTGAGTGTAGCTGTTGGTGTTGGAGCCATCGCACTGGCTGGCGTGGCCGCTGAAATCGGCGTTATAATGCTCACCTACCTAGATAACGCCTATAACGAGCGAAAATATCATGATAAGATGAATTCTTTGGATGATCTAAAGAAAGCCATCATGGCAGGTTCTGCTCAACGAATACGTCCCATTTTTATGACGGTTTGCGCTATTATAGCCGGTCTGCTACCCATTATGTGGGGTACCGGAACCGGGGCTACCGTAATGAAACGTATTGCAGCCCCAATGGTAGGCGGAATGATATCTGCGACCCTGCTCAGCCTGGTAGTTCTGCCCGTTGTTTACTATCTCTGGAAAAGTCGTGAAGTGAAAGAATTGGCAAAGGCAACCAGAAAGAACAGTAATTAA
- a CDS encoding heavy-metal-associated domain-containing protein, whose product MEELTFEIPDLHCEGCANRSAEILEKLEGVEQATVSIDNKSAKVFYNSDQTSFDTFKEALAKADYTAEK is encoded by the coding sequence ATGGAAGAACTAACATTTGAGATCCCTGATTTACACTGCGAAGGATGCGCTAACCGCTCCGCTGAAATTTTAGAAAAACTGGAAGGTGTAGAACAAGCTACTGTATCGATCGACAATAAATCTGCAAAAGTATTTTATAATTCTGATCAAACATCCTTTGATACTTTTAAAGAAGCTCTGGCTAAAGCAGATTATACAGCAGAAAAATAA
- a CDS encoding TolC family protein, translated as MKTKHLFEIITLSLFLFTLMPVSGSAQVANSTLNLDELIQKVLARNPQLQYSYEDWKASNTRISQQKALPDPTLGLNMMNLPINSFALDQEPMTGKQLSLMQAFPFPGILNLKGKIAESDSKINRYRHRELKNQLIKQTKQAYYDLYYIDQALRTVTENQELLRKFVEIAETRYGVGKGLQQDVLRAQVTLSKMLDRELKLQQKRTATQAKINILINIPADAPLGIPTAPPMSTLSTTLRELTQRADSTNPMLAAWETTVEKSDQQIDLAHKNRYPDFSVGIAYTQRDDLQSGMKGYDFVSAMVNLKLPLFHKKKQAQKVQEKRITKSAIEYRYQNITNTVEQKLQQSLSNLNKSRRLIELYKTGIIPQAEESLESSLAGYQNNKVDFLSLLDSELTLFQYQLDYHRFLADYHKTVAELEALIGTGL; from the coding sequence ATGAAAACGAAGCACTTATTTGAGATTATTACATTATCTCTGTTTCTATTCACATTGATGCCTGTTTCCGGTTCAGCTCAAGTCGCCAATTCAACACTTAACCTTGATGAATTAATACAGAAAGTATTAGCTCGAAATCCGCAGTTACAATACTCTTATGAGGATTGGAAAGCCAGTAATACGCGTATATCTCAACAAAAGGCACTCCCTGACCCTACCCTAGGCTTGAACATGATGAATCTGCCGATTAATAGTTTTGCCCTGGATCAAGAACCCATGACCGGTAAACAGCTTAGTCTCATGCAGGCTTTCCCCTTTCCGGGAATACTTAACCTAAAGGGAAAAATTGCTGAAAGTGACTCGAAGATCAACAGATACCGACACCGAGAACTGAAAAACCAGCTCATAAAACAGACAAAGCAGGCTTACTACGATCTTTATTACATAGATCAGGCTTTGAGAACAGTAACTGAAAACCAAGAGCTGCTCCGGAAATTTGTGGAGATCGCCGAAACCCGTTACGGTGTCGGTAAAGGATTGCAACAGGATGTACTTCGTGCCCAAGTGACCCTCTCCAAGATGCTTGACCGCGAGCTTAAGCTCCAACAAAAAAGGACAGCGACGCAAGCTAAAATTAATATACTTATCAATATCCCGGCTGATGCCCCTCTCGGTATACCAACAGCTCCTCCGATGAGTACTTTATCTACAACACTGAGAGAACTCACACAAAGGGCAGACAGCACTAACCCAATGTTGGCCGCTTGGGAAACAACAGTAGAAAAAAGCGATCAGCAAATTGATTTAGCACACAAAAACCGGTACCCCGATTTTTCGGTAGGTATCGCTTATACACAGCGCGATGACTTACAAAGCGGCATGAAAGGCTATGATTTTGTCTCAGCGATGGTCAATCTAAAACTCCCTCTCTTTCACAAAAAGAAACAAGCCCAAAAAGTGCAGGAGAAGCGGATCACAAAATCTGCAATCGAATATCGCTATCAAAATATAACCAATACAGTTGAACAAAAGCTTCAGCAATCGTTATCGAATCTTAACAAAAGTAGACGTCTGATTGAGCTCTATAAAACAGGCATTATCCCCCAGGCGGAAGAGTCACTAGAATCCTCGTTAGCCGGCTATCAAAACAATAAAGTAGACTTTCTTTCACTCCTTGACAGCGAGCTTACCCTTTTCCAGTACCAACTGGACTATCACCGATTTCTGGCCGACTACCACAAAACGGTAGCCGAACTCGAAGCTCTTATCGGTACTGGCTTATAA
- a CDS encoding efflux RND transporter periplasmic adaptor subunit, with the protein MNTKYLLISLTLIVSFSLGGYWLGIQTKNPSKQATISSEQMEHKDTQAPSEESKTNKKDREVLYWQAPMNPSEIYDKPGKSKMGMDLVPVYADEANSAEGVVKINPTVVQNMNVRTAMVQQKELSTTVSTVGKVDYDEQKLYNVNPKISGWVEQLHVDYTGKMVQRGQPLYSIYSPELVTTQHEYLLALKAREKVASSSFESIRKGGNSLLEATRQRLKYWDIPDSEIADLEKTGKIKKTITLEAPASGIVLHKNAVEGEYIKAGTPAFKIADLSTVWVKASVYDYEIPWVKEGQKARMQLSYQPGKTYRGTVSYIYPTLKEKTRTVQLRLEFPNPNLELKPGMFANIQIQTRPKKDVTVVPNSAIIRTGKRNIVFVAKGDGAFAPREVTLGMEGGKHNNEIEILSGLTPDEEIVTSAQFLFDSESRLQEAIQKMLDQQADTSAETKMDMSGGDMNQNKVRTDSTDHPEMNM; encoded by the coding sequence ATGAATACGAAATACTTACTTATCTCCCTGACCCTTATTGTTTCCTTTTCCCTTGGAGGATATTGGCTTGGAATACAAACCAAAAACCCTTCTAAACAGGCAACAATCAGTAGCGAGCAGATGGAACATAAAGATACACAGGCACCCTCAGAAGAAAGTAAAACCAACAAAAAAGATCGTGAAGTTCTGTACTGGCAGGCCCCGATGAATCCGAGTGAAATCTATGACAAGCCCGGCAAGTCAAAAATGGGAATGGATCTGGTACCGGTATACGCCGACGAGGCTAACAGTGCTGAAGGAGTAGTCAAAATAAATCCCACTGTGGTTCAAAATATGAATGTGCGTACTGCTATGGTACAACAAAAAGAGTTATCCACTACCGTAAGCACGGTAGGAAAGGTCGATTATGACGAACAAAAGCTCTATAACGTAAATCCAAAAATATCAGGATGGGTAGAACAGCTGCATGTAGATTACACCGGCAAAATGGTGCAGCGTGGCCAGCCACTCTACAGCATCTATTCCCCTGAGTTAGTCACCACACAACACGAGTATCTGCTGGCGTTGAAGGCCCGCGAAAAAGTAGCCTCCAGCAGTTTTGAATCAATTCGTAAAGGCGGCAATAGTTTGCTTGAGGCCACCCGACAACGGCTAAAATATTGGGATATCCCCGATTCTGAAATTGCCGACCTGGAAAAGACCGGTAAAATAAAAAAAACGATTACCCTTGAAGCCCCGGCTTCAGGTATAGTGCTTCACAAAAATGCAGTAGAAGGGGAATATATAAAAGCAGGAACCCCTGCTTTTAAAATTGCTGACCTCTCAACCGTCTGGGTAAAAGCAAGTGTATATGACTATGAAATACCCTGGGTTAAAGAAGGTCAGAAAGCCCGCATGCAATTGTCTTATCAACCGGGGAAAACCTACCGAGGTACCGTATCATATATTTATCCCACCCTCAAGGAAAAGACGCGTACGGTACAACTCCGGCTCGAATTCCCAAATCCAAACCTTGAGTTAAAGCCTGGAATGTTTGCCAATATCCAAATCCAAACGCGTCCCAAAAAAGATGTTACGGTGGTACCGAACAGTGCAATCATACGCACGGGAAAAAGGAATATCGTCTTTGTAGCTAAAGGAGACGGAGCGTTCGCCCCACGCGAAGTAACGCTGGGCATGGAAGGCGGCAAACACAATAATGAAATTGAAATACTTTCGGGCCTTACCCCTGATGAAGAAATCGTTACCTCAGCTCAATTCCTGTTTGATAGCGAAAGCCGACTCCAGGAAGCAATCCAAAAAATGCTCGACCAACAGGCAGATACATCTGCTGAAACAAAGATGGATATGAGTGGTGGGGATATGAATCAAAATAAGGTGCGTACAGACTCAACGGACCACCCAGAAATGAATATGTAA
- a CDS encoding PAS domain-containing sensor histidine kinase: MELPSLLFEQNPNPMLVFDTDTLEILAVNESAVKKYGFSEEEFIQLTIEDIRPPKGIPKLREKLDELDNKFDMLDIGTFRHRTKDGKMLYVQLAVQEFSVKGRNAYIVHIHDITETVRLKKEVDEAYREQQYHIENNPLAMVKYDRNFRVIEWSKRAEEKTGYTKEEVLGTSTFDIPLFEGDEVDKIKKRMLALSKGEKNKDRFETKIRLKNGEIMEVLVHASALRNKENDLKSVLAFIENISVRKEYERELLKREMKYHRLFEDANDGIVLLDGNTFIDCNQRATEIFGRDKQDIIGNTPFDFSPEYQPDGSLSEEKAKKRFKQVRKGSPQVFEWVHLRKNGEEEHEITVQVSLNTIELDDNDYVQAIVRDLTDKKRTQKKLTLSNNLLESLFIDAPVAIVMVNTEGQVERINKSFEDLFGYSEQELLGEDLLKHNLPAERYDEIQQIYESVFSGGNNPSKYYEAQRITKDGEEKDLLVGAVPVVIDKELIGAFKIYIDITDLRKTEEKLQNSLQEKKTLLSEVHHRVKNNLAVISGLLLLEAMNWNEQSEVHKALLQSKHRIHSMAQIHELLYESNDFTTVQLQNYIDKLVKTVHDSMQGVEKGVELDIDYDDIYLNINQAMPCALIINELVTNAFKYAFDKESENKLSVSFREESETITIEIRDNGPGLPDQFEKMAKDSLGHKLVKQLVKQLDGDITVQSSDGMGTTYKITFERKVKKGSSSNIIE, encoded by the coding sequence ATGGAATTACCATCATTATTATTTGAGCAGAATCCCAACCCTATGCTCGTTTTTGACACTGATACACTAGAAATTTTAGCAGTGAATGAAAGTGCTGTTAAGAAATATGGTTTTTCAGAAGAAGAGTTTATCCAGTTGACAATTGAGGATATAAGACCTCCCAAAGGCATCCCAAAACTACGTGAAAAGCTGGATGAGCTGGATAACAAATTCGATATGCTTGATATCGGGACCTTCCGTCACCGTACTAAAGATGGTAAAATGTTGTATGTGCAGCTTGCTGTTCAGGAGTTTTCTGTAAAGGGTCGTAATGCTTATATCGTTCATATTCATGATATCACCGAAACCGTTAGACTCAAGAAAGAAGTTGATGAGGCATACCGCGAACAGCAATATCATATCGAAAATAACCCGTTGGCAATGGTTAAATACGATCGTAATTTCAGGGTTATTGAATGGTCTAAAAGGGCAGAAGAAAAAACCGGTTATACCAAAGAGGAAGTATTGGGTACATCCACATTTGATATCCCGCTTTTTGAAGGTGATGAAGTCGATAAAATAAAGAAACGGATGCTTGCTCTTTCAAAAGGGGAAAAAAATAAAGATCGTTTTGAAACCAAGATCCGACTTAAAAATGGAGAAATAATGGAAGTACTAGTACATGCTTCCGCGTTACGGAATAAAGAAAATGATTTGAAATCAGTGTTGGCGTTTATTGAAAATATCAGTGTCAGAAAAGAGTATGAGCGTGAGTTATTGAAGCGGGAAATGAAATATCACCGTTTATTTGAAGATGCCAATGATGGAATTGTTTTGTTGGATGGAAATACGTTCATCGATTGTAATCAACGGGCTACTGAAATATTTGGCAGGGATAAACAAGATATTATCGGCAACACACCGTTCGACTTTTCGCCTGAATACCAACCTGATGGGTCATTGTCAGAAGAAAAGGCAAAGAAACGATTTAAGCAGGTAAGAAAAGGTTCACCGCAGGTTTTTGAATGGGTACACCTTCGAAAAAATGGTGAGGAAGAGCACGAAATCACAGTACAGGTAAGCCTTAATACTATAGAACTAGATGATAATGATTATGTACAGGCTATTGTACGTGACTTAACTGATAAAAAAAGAACCCAGAAAAAGCTGACCCTTAGCAATAATCTGCTTGAAAGTTTATTTATTGATGCTCCTGTAGCAATAGTAATGGTGAATACCGAAGGGCAGGTAGAAAGAATAAATAAAAGTTTTGAAGATTTGTTCGGGTATTCTGAGCAGGAACTCTTGGGAGAAGACTTGTTGAAGCATAATTTGCCGGCAGAACGATATGATGAAATTCAGCAGATCTATGAATCAGTCTTTTCTGGTGGTAACAACCCATCCAAATACTATGAAGCCCAGCGTATTACCAAAGATGGAGAAGAAAAGGATCTACTTGTAGGGGCAGTACCGGTAGTTATAGATAAGGAATTGATCGGTGCTTTTAAGATCTATATTGACATTACAGATCTCAGAAAAACAGAGGAGAAATTGCAAAACTCTCTGCAAGAGAAAAAGACTCTACTGTCGGAAGTACATCATCGGGTAAAAAATAATTTGGCTGTTATTTCGGGCCTGTTACTGTTGGAAGCAATGAACTGGAATGAGCAGAGCGAGGTGCATAAAGCTCTGTTGCAGAGTAAGCATCGTATTCACTCGATGGCCCAAATTCATGAGTTGCTTTATGAATCCAATGACTTTACAACGGTACAATTGCAAAACTACATTGACAAGTTAGTGAAAACGGTTCATGATAGTATGCAGGGAGTAGAGAAGGGTGTGGAGTTAGATATCGATTATGATGATATATACTTGAATATTAACCAAGCTATGCCTTGTGCGCTCATTATTAATGAATTGGTAACGAATGCTTTTAAATATGCCTTCGATAAAGAAAGTGAAAATAAGCTGTCGGTTTCTTTTAGAGAGGAAAGTGAAACTATTACCATTGAAATTAGGGACAATGGTCCTGGCCTTCCGGATCAGTTTGAAAAAATGGCAAAAGATTCATTAGGACATAAATTAGTCAAGCAACTGGTTAAGCAACTGGATGGAGATATAACGGTTCAGAGTAGTGATGGAATGGGGACCACCTATAAAATAACATTTGAGAGAAAGGTAAAGAAAGGATCTTCAAGTAATATTATTGAGTAA